One Pararge aegeria chromosome 1, ilParAegt1.1, whole genome shotgun sequence genomic region harbors:
- the LOC120627229 gene encoding dual specificity protein phosphatase 23-like, which produces MSTLKSRTNVKLAKLFYKYSDEMAQQVEAKEEIKQPIEVEEALYPPYNFSWLVENKIAGMGCPQSVANLNYLADVGINHLITLSPEKIPPILECTRKLKWTEIRFKEFAAPTLRQIIKFIEICERADINGHIIGVHCRHGRGRTGTLLACYLVKFKNMTPERAVMTVRVQRPGSCETHDQEKIVCHYHDCIKGTINKTDYRLVDDKLYFDISMKYMYPDEEKQKKEESDTIEELMKKIDATKLEELIRKEELEERRKRSKAMVIHHKIYF; this is translated from the exons ATGAGTACCCTAAAAAGTAGAACAAATGTGAAGCTAGCGaaactattttacaaatattcagATGAAATGGCTCAGCAAGTCGAAGCAAAGGAAGAAATTAAACAGCCTATCGAGGTCGAAGAAGCACTCTATCCACCATACAATTTTTCATGGCTTGTCGAAAACAAAATAGCGGGAATGGGCTGCCCGCAAAGCGTGGCCAACTTGAATTATTTGGCAGATGTGGGCATAAATCACTTAATCACCCTGTCGCCTGAAAAGATTCCACCCATATTAGAATGCACAAGAAAATTGAAATGGACGGAGATACGATTTAAAGAGTTCGCCGCTCCGACCCTGCGACAGataataaagttcattgaaatcTGTGAACGAGCTGATATTAATGGGCAT atTATAGGTGTCCATTGTCGGCACGGGCGCGGTCGCACGGGCACTTTGCTGGCGTGCTATCTCGTGAAGTTCAAGAACATGACTCCAGAACGTGCTGTGATGACCGTTCGAGTGCAGAGACCAG gatcTTGCGAAACTCACGATCAAGAGAAGATTGTCTGCCATTACCATGACTGCATCAAAGGCACTATCAACAAAACCGATTACCGTTTGGTGGATGACAAATTATACTTCGATATCTCAATGAAATACATGTACCCTGATGAAGAGAAACAGAAAAAAGAAGAATCCGATACTATAGAGGAGTTAATGAAAAAGATCGATGCGACGAAGTTAGAGGAACTTATCAGGAAGGAAGAACTAGAGGAGAGGCGTAAGAGATCGAAAGCTATGGTCATACATCACAAGATATATTTCTAA
- the LOC120627221 gene encoding dual specificity protein phosphatase 23-like: MAKVSRNKCYILQNREDRAKFHSTASVCTQKARSMVKSESCQCEKCILKKEMAEVAEEYYHVYTRIEDITEEDDRHLAGAKKEYRNDLTVIIPENPFPEIEVDAYPPLKFSWVIPKKLAAMAFPRHIENLKFLVNQGITHLVTLTAGKKPPVDDMPRLKWTEIPIEEFQAPTVEQIGQFIDVCKRADKNGEVIGLHCRQGRSRSGVMLACYLVHFHRFLPDQAMNVIRMIRPGSLVFEEQEEAVGRYFEYLTENNPLKFGVSGEVMEEFIEVAKDTTKNAL, translated from the exons CGTGCCAAGTTTCACAGTACAGCGTCAGTTTGTACACAAAAAGCGCGCTCGATGGTCAAGAGTGAAAGTTGCCAATGCGAGAAGTGTATCT taaaaaaagaaatggcTGAGGTCGCTGAGGAATACTACCACGTGTACACTAGGATAGAAGACATAACAGAAGAGGACGATAGACATTTAGCCGGAGCGAAGAAAGAATACAGAAATGACTTAACAGTTATTATTCCGGAAAATCCATTTCCGGAAATAGAAGTGGATGCGTATCCGCCATTGAAATTTTCTTGGGTCATTCCCAAAAAGCTGGCAGCCATGGCCTTCCCAAGACATATAGAGAATCTAAAGTTTCTAGTCAATCAGGGGATAACTCATCTGGTAACACTGACAGCGGGCAAAAAACCCCCAGTGGACGACATGCCTAGGTTGAAGTGGACTGAGATACCAATAGAAGAATTTCAAGCACCGACAGTGGAACAAATTGGACAGTTTATTGATGTTTGTAAACGGGCGGATAAAAATGGTGAG GTCATAGGGCTTCACTGCCGGCAGGGTCGGAGCCGGTCTGGCGTGATGTTGGCGTGCTACCTGGTCCATTTCCACCGGTTCCTTCCAGATCAAGCTATGAACGTTATCCGAATGATCCGTCCAG GTTCGTTAGTTTTCGAGGAACAAGAGGAAGCAGTTGGCAGATATTTCGAGTATCTGACAGAGAACAACCCGTTGAAATTTGGCGTCAGCGGCGAAGTTATGGAGGAGTTTATAGAAGTTGCTAAAGATACAACGAAGAATGCTTTATAG